In Brienomyrus brachyistius isolate T26 chromosome 3, BBRACH_0.4, whole genome shotgun sequence, the following proteins share a genomic window:
- the xpo1b gene encoding exportin-1 produces MPAIMTMLADHAARQLLDFSQKLDINLLDNVVNCLYHGEGPQQRMAQEVLTHLKEHPDAWTRVDTILEFSQNMNTKYYALQILETVIKTRWKILPRNQCEGIKKYVVGLIIKTSSDATNVEKEKVYIGKLNMILVQILKQEWPKHWPTFISDIVGASRTSESLCQNNMIILKLLSEEVFDFSSGQMTQVKAKHLKDSMCNEFSQIFQLCQFVMENSQNAPLVHATLETLLRFLNWIPLGYIFETKLISTLVYKFLNVPMFRNVTLKCLTEIAGVSVSQYEEQFVTLFTLTMMQLKQMLPLNTNIRLAYSNGKDDEQNFIQNLSLFLCTFLKEHGQLIEKRLNLRETLMEALHYMLLVSEVEETEIFKICLEYWNHLAAELYRESPFSTSTSPLLSGSQHFDVPPRRQLYLPVLSKVRLLMVSRMAKPEEVLVVENDQGEVVREFMKDTDSINLYKNMRETLVYLTHLDYADTERIMTEKLHNQVNGTEWSWKNLNTLCWAIGSISGAMHEEDEKRFLVTVIKDLLGLCEQKRGKDNKAIIASNIMYIVGQYPRFLRAHWKFLKTVVNKLFEFMHETHDGVQDMACDTFIKIAQKCRRHFVQVQVGEVMPFIDEILNNINTIICDLQPQQVHTFYEAVGYMIGAQTDQAVQEHLIEKYMLLPNQVWDSIIQQATKNVDVLKDPETVKQLGSILKTNVRACKAVGHPFVIQLGRIYLDMLNVYKCLSENISAAIQTNGEMVTKQPLIRSMRTVKRETLKLISGWVSRSNDPQMVGENFVPPLLDAVLIDYQRNVPAAREPEVLSTMATIVNKLGGHITGEIPQIFDAVFECTLNMINKDFEEYPEHRTHFFYLLQAVNSHCFPAFLAIPPAQFKLVLDSIIWAFKHTMRNVADTGLQILYTLLQNVAQEEAAAQSFYQTYFCDILQHIFSVVTDTSHTAGLTMHASILAYMFNLVEEGKISTTLNPTNPVNNQVFIQEYVANLLKTAFPHLQDAQVKVFVTGLFSLNQDIPAFKEHLRDFLVQIKEFAGEDTTDLFLEEREASLRQAQEEKHKLQMSVPGILNPHEIPEEMCD; encoded by the exons ATGCCAGCAATTATGACAATGTTAGCGGACCATGCAGCTAGACAGCTGCTGGACTTCAGCCAGAAACTGGACATTAACCTGCTGGACAACGTGGTGAATTGTCTGTACCATGGAGAAGGGCCCCAG CAGAGAATGGCACAGGAGGTGTTGACCCATTTGAAAGAGCACCCAGATGCATGGACGAGAGTTGACACCATTCTGGAGTTCTCGCAGAACATGAACACCAAA TATTATGCACTGCAGATTCTGGAAACGGTTATTAAAACGAGATGGAAGATTCTTCCCCGCAATCAGTGTGAAG gaataaaaaaatatgtagttGGTCTTATTATCAAGACCTCATCGGATGCCACAAATGTAGAG AAGGAGAAGGTGTACATTGGAAAGCTCAACATGATTCTGGTCCAG ATCTTGAAGCAGGAGTGGCCGAAGCACTGGCCGACCTTCATCAGTGACATCGTGGGAGCCAGCCGTACCAGCGAGAGCCTGTGCCAGAACAACATGATCATCCTCAAGCTGCTgagtgaggaggtcttcgactTCTCCAGCGGCCAGATGACGCAAGTCAAGGCTAAGCACCTGAAAGACAG CATGTGCAATGAATTCTCGCAGATATTCCAGCTCTGCCAGTTTGTCATG gaaAACTCGCAGAACGCCCCGCTGGTCCATGCCACACTGGAAACTCTGCTGCGGTTCCTGAACTGGATCCCCCTGGGTTACATATTTGAAACTAAACTCATCAGCACACTTGTGTATAAG TTTCTGAATGTGCCCATGTTCCGCAACGTGACCCTGAAGTGTCTGACGGAGATCGCGGGCGTGAGCGTGAGCCAGTACGAGGAGCAATTCGTCACACTCTTCACTCTCACCATGATGCAGCTGAAGCAG ATGCTTCCTCTGAACACGAACATCCGCTTGGCGTACTCCAATGGCAAGGATGATGAGCAGAACTTCATTCAGAACCTGAGCCTCTTTCTGTGCACCTTCCTGAAGGAGCATGGCCAGTTGATCGAGAAGAGGCTAAACCTGAGGGAGACGCTGATGGAG GCTTTGCATTACATGCTTCTGGTGTCAGAGGTAGAAGAAACAGAGATCTTCAAGATCTGTCTAGAGTATTGGAACCACCTGGCAGCAGAGCTGTACAGAGAGAGCCCCTTCTCCACCTCCACGTCCCCACTGCTTTCTGGGAGCCAGCACTTTGACGTGCCCCCCCGCAGACAGCTCTACCTACCTGTGCTCTCCAAG GTCCGCCTGCTGATGGTGAGCCGCATGGCGAAGCCTGAGGAGGTGCTGGTGGTAGAGAATGACCAGGGAGAGGTAGTCAGAGAGTTCATGAAGGACACTGACTCCATAAACCTCTACAAGAACATGAGGGAGACGCTCG TGTATCTCACACACTTGGACTATGCGGACACAGAGCGAATAATGACAGAGAAGCTACATAATCAAGTTAATGGCACAGAATGGTCCTGGAAGAACCTCAACACTCTGTGTTGGGCAATTGGATCCATTAGCGGGGCTATGCACGAAGAGGATGAGAAGAGATTCCTGGTGACCGTCATAAAG GACCTCCTGGGACTTTGTGAACAGAAGCGGGGCAAGGACAACAAAGCCATCATCGCCTCCAACATCATGTACATCGTAGGCCAGTACCCTCGCTTCCTGCGAGCCCACTGGAAGTTCCTGAAAACTGTAGTTAACAAGCTCTTTGAATTCATGCATG AAACCCACGACGGCGTGCAGGACATGGCATGCGACACCTTCATCAAGATTGCACAGAAATGTCGGCGGCATTTTGTCCAAGTGCAGGTGGGCGAGGTCATGCCCTTTATTGATGAGATCCTGAACAACATCAACACGATCATCTGTGACCTTCAGCCTCAGCAG GTCCACACGTTTTATGAGGCTGTGGGCTACATGATTGGGGCTCAGACGGACCAGGCTGTCCAGGAGCATCTAATTGAGAAATACATGCTCCTTCCTAACCAAGTGTGGGACAGTATCATTCAGCAGGCAACTAAG AACGTGGATGTTCTGAAGGACCCGGAGACTGTGAAACAGCTGGGCAGCATCCTGAAGACCAACGTGCGGGCGTGCAAAGCTGTCGGCCACCCCTTCGTCATTCAGCTGGGCCGTATCTACCTGGACATGCTCAACGTGTACAAGTGCCTCAGCGAGAACATCTCTGCTGCTATCCAGACCAACG GCGAGATGGTGACGAAGCAGCCTTTGATAAGGAGCATGCGGACAGTTAAACGGGAAACACTGAAGCTGATTTCGGGCTGGGTTAGTCGCTCCAATGATCCACAGATG GTCGGTGAGAACTTCGTACCGCCACTCCTGGATGCCGTCCTCATCGACTACCAGAGGAATGTCCCAGCAGCCAGGGAGCCAGAAGTTCTCAGCACCATGGCAACCATCGTCAACAAGCTGGGCGGACACATTACCGGGGAGATCCCGCAGATATTTGACGCGGTGTTTGAGTGCACCTTGAATATGATCAATAAA gacTTTGAGGAGTATCCAGAGCATCGAACACACTTCTTCTATCTTCTGCAAGCGGTCAACTCTCACTgcttcccagccttcctggcCATTCCTCCAGCGCAGTTCAAGCTAGTGCTGGACTCCATCATCTGGGCCTTCAAACACACCATGAGGAACGTGGCTGACACCG GTCTTCAGATCCTCTACACTCTGCTCCAGAACGTGgcccaggaggaggctgcagcaCAGAGCTTCTATCAGACCTATTTCTGCGATATTCTGCAACATATCTTCTCTGTCGTCACAGATACGTCTCACACGGCTG GTCTGACGATGCATGCATCGATCCTTGCGTACATGTTCAACCTGGTAGAGGAAGGGAAAATTAGTACCACGCTGAACCCCACGAACCCAGTCAACAACCAGGTGTTCATCCAGGAGTACGTCGCCAACCTACTCAAAACTGCGTTCCCGCACCTGCAAGA CGCCCAGGTGAAGGTATTTGTAACAGGGCTGTTCAGCCTAAATCAAGATATTCCTGCATTCAAGGAGCACCTCCGAGACTTCCTGGTGCAGATAAAG GAGTTTGCTGGTGAGGACACCACGGACCTGTTCCTGGAGGAGAGGGAGGCCTCACTGCGCCAGGCCCAGGAAGAGAAACACAAGCTGCAGATGTCTGTTCCTGGGATCCTGAACCCCCACGAGATCCCGGAGGAGATGTGCGACTGA